The following coding sequences lie in one Miscanthus floridulus cultivar M001 chromosome 9, ASM1932011v1, whole genome shotgun sequence genomic window:
- the LOC136483725 gene encoding uncharacterized protein, producing the protein MKGDSSRQSSLNDNSQISSAFPREPKLEFLKNITNDFSSEREVGHGAFGVVYKGILQSGQLVAVKKLVRTSGVHDRRFQNEAGNLQTLEHRNIVKLLGSCYQVEKKLVERNGRHFLSDVPEKFLCYEYLSNGSLDKYIYDESSGLGWPMRFKIILGICNGLHFLHEERSEAIVHLNLKPSNIMLSDDMVPKIADFGLSRLFGEEQTRILTQNVVGWIGYIAPEYHYRGEISVKSDIFSLGVLILEIVTGLKRDLNIQDIYSKLLIDNVSKNWTKMSHIESKYPSLEEQHMLQVKRCIDLGLNCVETDPKKRPTVGSIIGKLEEISHEASIHKFMEKKLQLITEFPREPKLHFVEEITGNFANEREIGKGSFGVVYKGMLQNGEVVAVKKLLVVPQINLDKQFKNEVFSLIDLNHRNIVKLIGYCYEIHKKLVESHERYVFADTQERILCYEYLPRGSLDKYLYGASHELNWSISFIIIQGICQGLQFLHELHKPIIHMDLKPGNILLDDNLMPKIADFGLSRLFGEEQTRTLTSNVVGSRGYMAPEYYYRGEVSTKTDIYSLGILIIEIVTGLKVDSNTEDLSSKNLIDNVQKTWTKMPQIASKYPTLEASSLQQVKRCIDVGLNCVSENPKERPSIGQIIMQLDGSSFPSSS; encoded by the exons ATGAAGGGAGATTCCAGCAGACAAAGTAGCTTAAACGACAACTCACAAATATCAAGTGCATTTCCAAGGGAGCCAAAGCTAGAATTCCTAAAGAACATCACAAATGACTTCTCAAGTGAACGAGAGGTTGGACATGGTGCGTTTGGAGTGGTTTATAAG GGCATACTTCAGAGTGGACAACTGGTTGCTGTGAAGAAGCTTGTGCGAACATCCGGAGTTCATGATAGACGTTTTCAGAATGAGGCAGGCAATCTCCAGACTCTGGAACACAGAAATATTGTCAAGTTACTTGGTTCTTGTTACCAAGTAGAAAAGAAATTGGTGGAGAGAAATGGCAGACATTTTCTCTCAGACGTTCCGGAAAAATTCCTCTGCTATGAATATTTGTCTAATGGAAGCCTTGACAAATACATTTACG ATGAATCTTCTGGACTTGGTTGGCCCATGCGCTTCAAAATAATCTTGGGGATATGCAATGGGTTACATTTTCTGCATGAGGAGCGAAGTGAAGCCATAGTTCACTTGAACCTTAAACCTAGCAACATAATGTTGAGTGACGACATGGTGCCGAAAATTGCAGATTTTGGACTTTCAAGGTTGTTTGGTGAAGAACAAACCAGAATTCTCACCCAAAATGTTGTGGGATGGAT AGGATACATTGCCCCGGAATACCATTACAGAGGAGAAATATCAGTAAAGTCAGACATATTCAGTTTGGGTGTTCTTATTCTCGAAATAGTGACAGGACTGAAAAGGGACCTCAATATTCAAGACATTTATTCTAAGTTACTAATTGATAAT GTATCTAAAAATTGGACAAAAATGTCGCATATAGAATCAAAGTATCCATCACTGGAAGAACAACACATGCTACAAGTAAAAAGATGCATTGACCTTGGTTTAAACTGCGTGGAGACGGATCCAAAGAAAAGGCCTACTGTAGGATCAATAATTGGTAAACTCGAAG AAATCAGCCATGAAGCTAGCATACACAAATTCATGGAGAAGAAGCTGCAACTGATAACTGAATTCCCAAGGGAACCAAAGCTACACTTTGTAGAGGAAATCACAGGGAACTTTGCCAATGAACGCGAAATTGGTAAAGGTTCTTTTGGGGTAGTTTATAAG GGAATGCTTCAAAATGGAGAAGTTGTTGCGGTAAAAAAGCTTTTGGTAGTTCCACAAATCAATCTGGATAAGCAATTTAAGAATGAAGTATTTAGTCTGATTGATCTCAATCATAGAAATATAGTGAAGCTAATCGGGTATTGTTATGAAATACATAAGAAACTGGTGGAATCCCATGAAAGATATGTTTTTGCAGACACACAAGAAAGGATACTCTGCTATGAGTATTTGCCTAGGGGGAGCCTTGACAAGTATCTTTACG GTGCATCTCATGAGCTTAACTGGAGCATCAGCTTCATAATAATACAGGGGATTTGTCAGGGTTTACAGTTCTTACATGAATTGCACAAACCCATAATTCACATGGATCTCAAACCTGGCAATATATTGTTGGATGATAATTTAATGCCCAAAATTGCCGATTTTGGTTTATCAAGGCTCTTTGGCGAAGAGCAAACACGTACACTCACTTCAAATGTTGTGGGATCAAG AGGGTACATGGCTCCAGAATATTACTACAGAGGTGAAGTCTCAACCAAAACAGATATATACAGTCTGGGTATCCTTATAATCGAGATAGTAACAGGGTTAAAAGTAGATTCTAACACTGAAGATTTGTCCTCTAAGAACCTTATCGACAAT GTACAAAAAACTTGGACAAAAATGCCGCAGATAGCTTCGAAGTACCCGACGTTGGA